A single genomic interval of Terriglobia bacterium harbors:
- a CDS encoding putative zinc-binding metallopeptidase, which produces MRAFETAPADVQEILNKPICDLGLRLDGSPLERFVQQLYGECERKGLKQFRPPCYLTDEWGCPSGEPVVGIPFYLANPQLSKLEREMNDLEDAREIMMYLRHEAGHAFNYAYQLYKTPEWRQLFGSFRRAYRDNYRPVPFSRSYVRHMAGWYAQKHPDEDFAETFAVWLTPGSRWRTRYRGWPALAKLKYMNRIAHKLGDTPPLRAKGDTDITVADMRATVGDFYQQMMADENSFSDLALDSDLIDIFIASKRKRKGVRSAAEFLREHRKLLTDKVTYWSGVRRPIIKKLVESIQARVEQLALRVEVAREAEHLTDITVYATALAMNYLARGKFAQP; this is translated from the coding sequence GTGCGTGCGTTTGAAACAGCTCCGGCGGACGTACAGGAAATACTCAACAAGCCAATTTGCGACCTCGGCCTGCGCCTCGACGGCTCGCCGCTGGAGCGCTTCGTCCAGCAACTCTATGGCGAGTGCGAACGCAAAGGGCTGAAGCAGTTTCGCCCGCCGTGTTACCTGACCGACGAGTGGGGATGTCCATCGGGCGAGCCGGTGGTCGGCATCCCGTTCTACCTCGCCAACCCGCAGCTATCCAAACTGGAACGGGAGATGAACGATCTCGAGGACGCGCGCGAGATCATGATGTACCTGCGCCACGAAGCGGGCCACGCCTTCAACTACGCCTACCAGCTTTACAAGACGCCGGAGTGGCGGCAGCTGTTCGGCTCGTTCCGGCGCGCCTATCGCGACAATTACCGGCCGGTTCCCTTCTCGCGCAGCTATGTGCGCCATATGGCGGGCTGGTACGCGCAGAAGCATCCCGATGAAGACTTTGCCGAGACCTTTGCCGTCTGGCTGACGCCGGGGTCGCGCTGGCGCACCCGCTATCGCGGCTGGCCGGCGCTGGCGAAGCTGAAGTACATGAACCGGATCGCGCACAAGCTGGGCGACACGCCGCCGCTGCGCGCGAAGGGCGACACCGACATAACCGTGGCGGACATGCGGGCTACGGTCGGCGATTTCTACCAGCAGATGATGGCCGACGAAAACTCCTTTTCCGACCTCGCGCTGGATTCAGATCTGATCGACATCTTCATTGCGTCGAAGCGCAAGCGCAAAGGCGTGCGCAGCGCCGCCGAGTTTCTGCGCGAGCATCGCAAGCTGCTGACCGACAAGGTGACATACTGGTCGGGGGTGCGGCGGCCGATCATCAAGAAACTCGTAGAATCGATACAAGCGAGGGTGGAGCAACTGGCGCTGCGGGTGGAAGTGGCACGCGAGGCCGAACACCTGACCGACATCACGGTGTACGCAACCGCCCTGGCGATGAATTACCTGGCGCGCGGAAAGTTCGCGCAGCCGTAG
- the lpdA gene encoding dihydrolipoyl dehydrogenase: MADKIYDVAIIGSGPAGYTAAIRAGQFGLKVALIEKDNKLGGTCLHVGCIPTKALLFNAEVWDHLKAAQEFGIEDVGTPKLNWGTIQQRKNKIVTKHAKGLEFLMRKNKVETLTGFGRLTGPAKNGVLEVELDTGAAGGRSVVKAKNVIVATGSGARMLPGTAPDDRILTNIEILSLGAIPKSLIIVGSGAVGVEFASIYNSFGADCTVLEMLPRIVPLEDEDISKELDRAFRKRDIKTHVNASVSKVDKTKDGVSVTFEVGGKAQTVEAEKVLIAVGRKPLTDNIGLEKTKIKVERGFIHADGWMQTAEPGIYAAGDIVAGMPQLAHAGFIAAKVAVAHMAKKNAKPIDRSRIPACTYCHPEIGSVGMTEAAAKQAGRQVKLGKFPFTANSRASIVGAHEGFIKVVSDAKYGEILGVHIIGPSATELIAEAVVSMEMEATVEDLMYTIHAHPTLSEGMLDAMESVEGLAIDF; the protein is encoded by the coding sequence GTGGCAGACAAGATTTATGACGTAGCCATCATCGGCAGCGGCCCGGCCGGCTATACCGCAGCCATCCGCGCCGGGCAGTTCGGACTGAAAGTCGCCCTCATCGAGAAGGACAACAAACTCGGCGGCACTTGCCTGCACGTGGGCTGCATCCCCACCAAGGCGCTGCTGTTCAATGCCGAGGTCTGGGACCACCTCAAGGCGGCGCAGGAATTCGGCATCGAAGACGTGGGCACGCCCAAGCTGAACTGGGGCACGATCCAGCAACGTAAGAACAAGATCGTGACCAAGCACGCCAAGGGCCTGGAATTCCTGATGCGCAAGAATAAGGTTGAGACCCTCACCGGCTTCGGCCGCCTGACCGGCCCGGCGAAGAACGGCGTGCTCGAAGTTGAGCTGGATACCGGTGCGGCTGGCGGGCGCAGCGTCGTAAAAGCGAAAAACGTGATTGTCGCCACCGGCTCGGGCGCGCGCATGCTTCCCGGCACGGCGCCGGACGACCGCATTCTTACCAACATCGAGATTCTCAGCCTGGGCGCGATTCCCAAGTCGCTGATCATTGTCGGCTCGGGCGCCGTCGGCGTGGAGTTCGCCTCCATCTACAACTCCTTCGGCGCCGACTGCACCGTCCTTGAAATGCTGCCGCGGATCGTGCCCTTGGAAGATGAGGACATTTCCAAAGAGCTCGACCGCGCATTTCGCAAGCGCGACATCAAGACCCACGTGAACGCTTCGGTAAGCAAGGTGGACAAGACGAAAGACGGCGTGTCGGTCACGTTCGAGGTGGGAGGAAAAGCGCAGACAGTCGAGGCCGAAAAGGTGCTGATCGCCGTCGGCCGCAAGCCGCTCACCGACAATATCGGCCTGGAGAAGACAAAGATCAAGGTCGAGCGCGGCTTCATCCACGCCGATGGCTGGATGCAAACCGCCGAACCGGGCATTTATGCCGCCGGCGACATCGTGGCCGGCATGCCGCAACTGGCGCACGCCGGATTTATTGCGGCCAAGGTCGCGGTGGCGCACATGGCCAAGAAAAACGCCAAGCCGATCGATCGCAGCCGCATTCCCGCCTGCACCTACTGTCATCCCGAGATCGGCAGCGTCGGCATGACCGAGGCGGCCGCCAAACAAGCGGGGCGGCAGGTGAAGCTGGGGAAATTCCCGTTCACCGCCAACTCGCGCGCATCCATCGTCGGAGCGCATGAGGGGTTTATCAAAGTCGTCTCCGACGCCAAGTACGGGGAGATCCTCGGTGTGCACATCATCGGGCCGTCGGCGACCGAGCTGATCGCCGAAGCGGTGGTGTCCATGGAAATGGAAGCCACGGTCGAGGACCTGATGTACACCATTCACGCCCACCCGACACTCTCCGAGGGCATGCTGGACGCAATGGAAAGCGTGGAAGGTCTGGCGATAGACTTTTAG